A genomic segment from Actinoplanes sichuanensis encodes:
- a CDS encoding TetR/AcrR family transcriptional regulator, which translates to MDADPTLPGRRELKRRQTRLALITAALRLADERGADRVTTDEISAAAEVSPRTFFNYFATKEDALVGDPLADCGDPLLPAGRPLLDALLEALAPAFEQIQRDRDLWLLRMRVIAANPQLLPLLIAAAASAEQRLSHAVAEFCGCTPDHTRPQVVAAVANAAVRVALIRWAEAGDARPLIEHAREAFAILHDLKESR; encoded by the coding sequence GTGGACGCGGACCCGACCCTGCCCGGACGCCGGGAACTCAAACGCCGGCAGACCCGCCTGGCCCTGATCACGGCCGCCCTCCGGCTCGCCGACGAGCGCGGCGCCGACCGGGTGACCACCGACGAGATCAGCGCGGCCGCCGAGGTGTCGCCGCGTACGTTCTTCAACTACTTCGCCACCAAGGAGGACGCCCTCGTCGGCGATCCCCTGGCCGACTGTGGCGACCCGCTCCTCCCGGCCGGACGGCCGCTGCTGGACGCCCTTCTGGAGGCACTGGCACCGGCCTTCGAGCAGATCCAGCGCGATCGTGACCTCTGGCTGCTCCGGATGCGCGTGATCGCCGCCAATCCACAGCTGCTGCCGCTGCTCATCGCCGCCGCGGCCTCGGCCGAACAGCGGCTGTCCCATGCCGTCGCCGAGTTCTGCGGTTGCACCCCGGACCACACCCGTCCGCAGGTCGTCGCCGCGGTCGCCAACGCCGCCGTCCGGGTCGCGCTGATCCGCTGGGCCGAGGCGGGCGACGCCCGCCCGCTGATCGAACACGCCCGTGAAGCCTTCGCCATCCTCCACGATCTGAAAGAAAGCCGATGA
- a CDS encoding DUF305 domain-containing protein, with product MPDSPSADDPTPTPSRFSYWIPVALVVGLVLGVAIGFLVPRGETLPADDSAEAGFARDMTTHHTQAVEMGLIAYAQASDPEVRTMGVDIALNQQGQIGMMQAWLREWNLQPTGDQPAMAWMPDGAASVVNGLMPGMATPEEMTKLRESKGIEGDRLFLQMMIKHHLGGVHMAQEVVEVSTDKEVVEAAQLTINSQQREMTDMKALQEKLGAAS from the coding sequence GTGCCCGACTCCCCGTCAGCGGACGACCCCACGCCCACGCCGTCCCGGTTCAGCTACTGGATCCCGGTGGCGCTGGTGGTGGGGCTCGTCCTCGGCGTCGCCATCGGCTTCCTCGTCCCGCGCGGCGAGACGCTGCCGGCTGACGACTCCGCCGAGGCCGGCTTCGCCCGGGACATGACGACCCACCACACGCAGGCGGTCGAGATGGGGCTCATCGCGTACGCGCAGGCCTCCGACCCCGAAGTGCGGACCATGGGTGTCGACATCGCCCTCAACCAGCAGGGCCAGATCGGCATGATGCAGGCCTGGCTCCGCGAGTGGAACCTCCAGCCGACAGGCGACCAGCCCGCCATGGCCTGGATGCCGGACGGCGCGGCGAGCGTGGTCAACGGACTGATGCCCGGCATGGCCACCCCCGAGGAGATGACGAAGCTCCGGGAGTCGAAAGGCATCGAGGGCGACCGCCTCTTCCTCCAGATGATGATCAAGCACCACCTGGGCGGCGTGCACATGGCCCAGGAGGTCGTCGAAGTCTCCACGGACAAAGAGGTCGTCGAAGCCGCACAGCTGACCATCAACAGCCAGCAGCGCGAGATGACCGACATGAAAGCCCTCCAGGAAAAGCTCGGCGCAGCTTCCTGA
- a CDS encoding DUF3105 domain-containing protein, producing MSMSTPGPERVPSTVKVGKTTGQGKPPTGGSGANKPGGSRPTGKGGKGGKGRKPVTPVKVAGGRNWGPIAVAGLVVVIAVGIIGWGVYASVKTDKQNAVPWAERAAAITGLVNYRESNPDLVKGSQHKSGVLKYDQSPPVAGEHNPTWENCNGVVYTEPIPNEHAVHSLEHGTVWLAYRPDLPADQVATLAAKVEGKEKTMMSPFPGLTNAVSLQAWGYQLKVDTVDDPRIDEFIKALRVNASIEGPTALCDRGVSVTGSTPQG from the coding sequence ATGAGCATGAGCACCCCGGGGCCCGAACGGGTCCCGTCCACCGTCAAGGTCGGCAAGACCACCGGCCAGGGCAAGCCCCCCACGGGCGGCTCCGGCGCCAACAAGCCCGGCGGCTCCCGGCCGACAGGCAAGGGCGGTAAGGGCGGCAAGGGTCGCAAGCCGGTCACGCCGGTCAAGGTCGCCGGCGGGCGCAACTGGGGCCCGATCGCCGTCGCCGGCCTCGTCGTCGTCATCGCGGTCGGCATCATCGGCTGGGGCGTCTACGCCTCGGTCAAGACCGACAAGCAGAACGCCGTGCCGTGGGCGGAGCGGGCCGCCGCCATCACCGGCCTGGTCAACTACCGCGAGTCGAACCCCGACCTGGTCAAGGGCAGCCAGCACAAGAGCGGCGTGCTGAAGTACGACCAGTCCCCGCCGGTCGCCGGTGAGCACAACCCCACCTGGGAGAACTGCAACGGCGTCGTCTACACCGAACCGATCCCGAACGAGCATGCGGTGCACAGCCTCGAGCACGGCACGGTGTGGCTCGCCTACCGACCGGACCTGCCGGCCGACCAGGTCGCCACGCTCGCCGCCAAGGTCGAGGGCAAAGAGAAGACCATGATGAGCCCGTTCCCCGGTCTCACCAACGCCGTCTCCCTCCAGGCCTGGGGCTACCAGCTCAAGGTCGACACGGTGGACGACCCGCGGATCGACGAGTTCATCAAGGCGCTGCGGGTCAACGCCTCGATCGAGGGCCCGACCGCGCTGTGCGACCGCGGCGTCTCGGTCACCGGCAGCACCCCGCAAGGCTGA
- a CDS encoding capsular polysaccharide synthesis protein produces MTATAPDEWLTRFRAVLRRAPQPQSAPAAAPPSVLNLAPDPGFRVAPHGVDVPDPVSAERVEVPGRPGVTGLKVTVPGGGGAAVTPALTALSAGTYTASVSVYLATPLDGPPPRVAAEWALEEPASVRSMPARNEHGHHRIAVTFTIPDGAREARIRLGAGPGDAIWYDFALTATERPLRHFDGFTPDDAGYTYAWTGAPNASPSRRTLAAVIGSVPVTGSASLVPETPEEAVALGAMVAGDLLAEARLALALGDTAAAVGALRQVVKAGDPDGEAAWELGRLALAEERWAAAEQLLRGAVAKRPEAFERGYALALAYDKLKRRDDSRQASAAALIHDTKLPFDGTALLDSDVTSFGARREVGIFLAEHLAQIRVQAGHRLDRPVDSTFDQPIFIYWAQGFDAAPPVVTACLAALRANNPDSRVHELSLANIGAYVDVPEDLAAALEGDHYHFSDLLRMLLLEKFGGIWVDATCLVTEPLRPHIDRALAKGSVFAFTYTGPYLVNWFLASRPDSYVMHLWRAASFLWWEKRGEIVDVLLHHHIFELLHRLDDRFRTEWDAGLRLNATPPHALQSVLLRPYDQEMFQTITEGAFVHKLRHQLPSGFGGSESYLARIIRGDHGVRADR; encoded by the coding sequence ATGACGGCGACCGCACCCGACGAATGGCTCACCCGGTTCCGGGCGGTGCTCCGCCGTGCCCCGCAGCCACAGTCCGCGCCCGCCGCGGCCCCGCCGTCGGTGCTCAACCTCGCCCCCGATCCCGGCTTCCGGGTCGCGCCGCACGGCGTCGACGTGCCCGATCCGGTCTCCGCCGAGCGAGTCGAGGTGCCCGGCCGGCCCGGCGTGACCGGCCTCAAGGTCACCGTGCCCGGCGGGGGCGGTGCCGCCGTGACACCCGCCCTGACCGCCCTGTCCGCCGGCACCTACACCGCGAGCGTGTCGGTCTACCTCGCCACGCCGCTGGACGGCCCGCCGCCGCGGGTGGCCGCCGAATGGGCGCTCGAGGAACCGGCTTCGGTCCGTTCGATGCCGGCCCGCAACGAGCACGGGCACCACCGGATCGCGGTCACGTTCACCATTCCGGACGGCGCCCGCGAGGCGCGGATCCGGCTCGGCGCCGGACCGGGCGACGCGATCTGGTACGACTTCGCGCTCACCGCCACCGAACGGCCGCTGCGGCACTTCGACGGGTTCACGCCCGATGACGCCGGCTACACCTATGCCTGGACGGGCGCGCCGAACGCCTCACCCTCCCGCCGGACCCTCGCCGCAGTCATCGGTTCGGTACCGGTCACCGGTTCCGCATCGCTCGTTCCCGAGACGCCGGAGGAGGCGGTGGCGCTGGGCGCGATGGTCGCCGGTGACCTACTGGCCGAGGCCCGGCTCGCGCTCGCGCTCGGCGACACCGCGGCCGCCGTCGGCGCGCTGCGGCAGGTCGTGAAAGCCGGCGACCCGGACGGCGAGGCGGCCTGGGAGCTGGGCCGACTCGCGCTCGCCGAGGAACGCTGGGCCGCCGCCGAACAACTCCTGCGCGGCGCGGTGGCGAAACGCCCGGAAGCCTTCGAACGCGGCTACGCGCTGGCCCTGGCCTACGACAAGCTCAAACGCCGGGACGACAGCCGCCAGGCCTCGGCCGCCGCCCTGATCCACGACACGAAACTGCCCTTCGACGGTACGGCCCTGCTCGACTCCGACGTCACGTCCTTCGGCGCCCGCCGGGAGGTGGGCATCTTCCTCGCCGAGCATCTCGCCCAGATCCGCGTGCAGGCCGGGCACCGCCTGGACCGGCCGGTGGACAGCACGTTCGACCAGCCGATCTTCATCTACTGGGCGCAGGGCTTCGACGCCGCGCCCCCGGTGGTGACGGCCTGTCTGGCCGCGCTGCGGGCCAACAATCCGGACTCCCGGGTGCACGAACTGTCACTGGCCAACATCGGCGCCTACGTCGATGTGCCGGAGGACCTGGCGGCCGCGCTCGAGGGTGACCACTACCACTTCTCCGACCTGCTGCGGATGCTGCTGCTGGAGAAGTTCGGCGGCATCTGGGTCGACGCCACCTGCCTGGTCACCGAGCCGCTGCGCCCACACATCGACCGGGCACTGGCCAAGGGCAGCGTGTTCGCCTTCACCTACACCGGTCCGTACCTGGTCAACTGGTTCCTGGCGAGCCGCCCGGACAGCTACGTCATGCACCTGTGGCGGGCCGCGTCGTTCCTGTGGTGGGAGAAGCGCGGCGAGATCGTCGACGTGCTCCTGCACCACCACATCTTCGAACTGTTGCATCGGCTGGACGACCGGTTCCGCACCGAATGGGACGCCGGCCTGCGGCTCAACGCGACACCGCCGCATGCGCTCCAGTCGGTGCTCCTCCGGCCGTACGACCAGGAGATGTTCCAGACGATCACGGAGGGGGCGTTCGTGCACAAACTGCGGCACCAACTCCCGTCCGGCTTCGGCGGCAGCGAGTCCTACCTGGCCCGGATCATCCGCGGCGACCACGGCGTGCGGGCCGACCGGTAA
- a CDS encoding serine/threonine-protein kinase has product MEADRKLGGRYRLENELGRGGMAVVWRALDEVLDRPVAVKVLAGRYAGDDRFRARILHEARTAATLSHPNIAQIYDFGECDDDGPAVPYVVMELVNGPTLQQRVNRGPIPPRTVFRICGEVATALAVAHEDGLVHRDIKLGNIMVTPAGAKVVDFGIAAVAGPAAPEDALLGTPAYLAPERLTGGAIEPASDIYALGVLLYRLLSGVQPWSVETTTQMLKAHIYQEPIPLAGQTGVPDEIIDLVTRCLAKDPAIRPDAAEVADLLGDAAEAATLDLVRPNAPDFAHEASNGSRFSGGTSEGSGAGTDPVIQGMTSLTPGPRGTAAGIGTGRVAVPRDSKKARLAAAAVVVTLALAVPFSLAAGDDDPAGSPGVAAPPAASPKVTRSGSAAPARDRPTEAISHPDRIQPTSANTVSAGSVPPPVPEPAVPSKPGPKPSVTVSASPSGTVPVPQGTRLDSAGGSVYAKCVTAGAELLAWEPRPGFVTERAYPGPDLTVDVVFTGDLARYRMTVNCVSGRPSGVVLPL; this is encoded by the coding sequence GTGGAGGCGGATCGGAAACTCGGCGGCCGGTACCGGCTGGAGAACGAACTCGGCCGTGGCGGTATGGCGGTCGTCTGGCGTGCCCTCGACGAGGTGCTGGACCGCCCGGTCGCGGTCAAGGTGCTCGCCGGGCGCTACGCCGGTGACGACCGGTTCCGGGCCCGGATCCTGCACGAGGCACGGACCGCGGCCACCCTGTCGCACCCGAACATCGCGCAGATCTACGACTTCGGCGAGTGCGACGACGACGGGCCGGCGGTCCCCTATGTGGTGATGGAGTTGGTCAACGGCCCCACCCTTCAGCAGCGCGTCAACCGTGGGCCGATTCCGCCGCGCACCGTCTTCCGGATCTGTGGCGAGGTGGCCACCGCCCTCGCCGTCGCCCACGAGGACGGGCTCGTGCACCGCGACATCAAACTCGGCAACATCATGGTCACCCCGGCCGGGGCCAAGGTCGTCGACTTCGGCATCGCCGCCGTCGCCGGACCCGCGGCACCCGAGGACGCCCTGCTCGGCACGCCCGCCTACCTCGCTCCGGAACGCCTCACCGGCGGCGCCATCGAGCCCGCCTCCGACATCTACGCGCTCGGTGTGCTGCTCTACCGGCTCCTCTCCGGCGTCCAGCCGTGGAGCGTCGAGACCACCACGCAGATGCTCAAGGCGCACATCTACCAGGAACCCATTCCGCTGGCCGGCCAGACCGGGGTGCCCGACGAGATCATCGACCTGGTCACCCGGTGCCTGGCCAAGGACCCGGCCATCCGGCCGGACGCGGCGGAGGTGGCGGATCTGCTGGGCGACGCGGCCGAGGCGGCAACCCTTGATCTGGTACGGCCGAACGCGCCCGATTTCGCACATGAGGCGTCGAACGGCTCTCGCTTTTCAGGCGGAACCTCCGAGGGATCCGGGGCCGGCACCGACCCCGTGATCCAGGGCATGACATCGCTCACACCGGGGCCGCGCGGGACGGCTGCCGGCATCGGCACGGGGCGGGTGGCCGTACCGAGAGATTCGAAGAAGGCCAGGCTGGCCGCCGCAGCCGTCGTGGTGACCCTGGCCCTCGCCGTGCCGTTCTCGCTCGCCGCCGGCGACGATGACCCGGCCGGATCACCCGGTGTGGCCGCCCCGCCCGCCGCCTCACCGAAGGTGACCAGAAGCGGGTCGGCCGCCCCGGCCCGAGACCGGCCCACCGAGGCGATCAGCCACCCCGACCGCATCCAGCCGACCAGCGCGAATACCGTCTCGGCGGGAAGTGTCCCACCGCCCGTGCCGGAGCCGGCGGTTCCGTCGAAGCCCGGTCCGAAACCGAGCGTGACCGTGTCCGCCTCGCCATCCGGCACCGTGCCGGTGCCGCAGGGCACCCGCCTGGACTCGGCGGGCGGGTCGGTCTACGCGAAGTGCGTGACCGCCGGCGCCGAACTGCTGGCCTGGGAACCGCGCCCCGGATTCGTCACCGAGCGCGCCTACCCCGGCCCCGACCTGACCGTGGACGTGGTCTTCACCGGCGACCTGGCGCGCTACCGGATGACCGTGAACTGCGTCAGCGGACGGCCGTCCGGGGTGGTCCTGCCGTTGTAG
- a CDS encoding MDR family MFS transporter: protein MTAVEPETAEASGRMSHKEVVQALSGLMLGMFVSILASTVVANALPRIIADLDGSQSVYTWIVTTELLAMTATVPLWGKMADLYSKKLLIQLSLGLFVVGSLVAGFTPNVEVLLVSRIIQGVGAGGMTALAMIVMAAMIPPRELGRYSGMFGAVFGVATIAGPLIGGVLVDTSWLGWRWCFLVGVPFSLIAIALLQKTLHLPVVRREVSIDWLGALLITVGVSTLLVWSTLAGQHFDWASWQTAALVSAGVVILALAVWVESKATEPIIPLGIFRHRTVTLAIVASVLVGVAMFGGTVFLSQYFQVSLGKSPTVAGLMGLPMIFGLLVSSTVAGALITKFGKWKAYLVSGSIVMTAGMLLLSTIDAHTAVPVISVYMAVLGVGVGLLMQNLVLAAQNDVPAAELGATTSALTFFRSMGGSIGVSALGAVLTNRVTTLFAEKFGAAAGGGEAKVPDLETLPPEILTVIKEIYGTATADLFLVGAPIAFLAVIAVLFIKEKPLSTLSGDERLKQESTLH, encoded by the coding sequence ATGACCGCAGTAGAACCCGAAACCGCCGAAGCCTCCGGCCGGATGTCCCACAAGGAGGTGGTGCAGGCCCTGTCCGGCCTGATGCTCGGCATGTTCGTCAGCATCCTGGCCTCCACCGTGGTCGCCAACGCGCTGCCCCGGATCATCGCCGACCTGGACGGCAGCCAGTCCGTCTACACCTGGATCGTCACCACCGAGCTGCTCGCCATGACGGCCACCGTCCCGCTCTGGGGCAAGATGGCCGACCTGTACAGCAAGAAGCTGCTGATCCAGCTCTCCCTCGGCCTGTTCGTGGTCGGTTCGCTGGTCGCCGGCTTCACCCCGAACGTCGAGGTGCTCCTGGTCAGCCGGATCATCCAGGGCGTCGGCGCGGGCGGCATGACCGCGCTCGCGATGATCGTGATGGCCGCGATGATCCCGCCGCGCGAGCTGGGCCGCTACTCGGGCATGTTCGGCGCGGTGTTCGGTGTCGCGACGATCGCCGGTCCGCTGATCGGCGGCGTCCTGGTGGACACCTCATGGCTCGGCTGGCGCTGGTGCTTCCTGGTCGGCGTCCCGTTCTCGCTGATCGCGATCGCGCTGCTGCAGAAGACCCTGCACCTGCCGGTGGTCCGCCGCGAGGTGAGCATCGACTGGCTGGGCGCACTGTTGATCACCGTGGGCGTGAGCACTCTGCTGGTCTGGTCCACCCTGGCCGGTCAGCACTTCGACTGGGCCTCCTGGCAGACCGCCGCGCTGGTGAGCGCCGGTGTGGTGATCCTCGCGCTGGCCGTCTGGGTCGAGTCGAAGGCCACCGAGCCGATCATCCCGCTCGGCATCTTCCGGCACCGCACGGTCACCCTGGCCATCGTCGCCAGCGTGCTGGTCGGTGTGGCGATGTTCGGCGGGACCGTCTTCCTCTCCCAGTACTTCCAGGTCTCGCTGGGCAAGTCGCCGACCGTGGCCGGGCTGATGGGCCTACCGATGATCTTCGGCCTGCTCGTCTCCTCCACCGTAGCCGGTGCGCTGATCACCAAGTTCGGGAAGTGGAAGGCGTACCTGGTCAGCGGCTCGATCGTGATGACGGCCGGAATGCTGCTGCTCAGCACGATCGACGCGCACACCGCCGTGCCGGTGATCTCGGTCTACATGGCGGTGCTCGGCGTCGGCGTCGGCCTGCTCATGCAGAACCTGGTCCTGGCCGCCCAGAACGACGTGCCGGCGGCCGAGCTCGGCGCCACCACCTCGGCGCTGACCTTCTTCCGCAGCATGGGCGGTTCGATCGGGGTCAGCGCGCTCGGCGCCGTCCTGACCAACCGGGTCACCACGCTCTTCGCCGAGAAGTTCGGCGCCGCCGCCGGTGGCGGCGAGGCGAAGGTCCCCGACCTGGAGACGTTGCCGCCCGAGATCCTTACGGTGATCAAGGAGATCTACGGTACGGCCACCGCCGACCTGTTCCTCGTCGGAGCACCCATCGCGTTCCTCGCGGTGATCGCGGTGCTCTTCATCAAGGAGAAGCCGCTCTCCACCCTTTCCGGTGACGAACGGCTCAAGCAGGAGTCGACCCTGCACTGA
- a CDS encoding SgcJ/EcaC family oxidoreductase gives MTSLDAVTAWVEKYRKAWESNDPHDIRELFADDAAYFTAPYAKPWIGREAIVSNWPARQDRPHSIGFAWHPLIVTEEMSVIEASTSYPRRRFRNLWVLRLDLTCQARQFTEWWMQEPSE, from the coding sequence ATGACGAGCCTGGACGCGGTGACCGCCTGGGTGGAGAAGTACCGCAAGGCGTGGGAGTCGAACGACCCGCACGACATCCGTGAACTGTTCGCCGACGACGCCGCCTATTTCACGGCGCCCTACGCGAAACCGTGGATCGGCCGGGAGGCGATCGTCTCCAACTGGCCGGCCCGGCAGGACCGCCCGCACAGCATCGGCTTCGCCTGGCACCCGCTGATCGTCACCGAGGAGATGTCGGTGATCGAGGCGTCCACCAGCTATCCGCGGCGACGTTTCCGCAACCTGTGGGTGCTGCGCCTGGACCTCACGTGTCAGGCCCGGCAATTCACTGAATGGTGGATGCAGGAACCGTCCGAATAA
- a CDS encoding AraC family transcriptional regulator, which produces MVDALPRATPAPDTVYFDSVDGDRARQVLNRFYPPVSASGDLKLGVEVIQLGPLTVGHLTFAASATLDFPALSAYHLTLPTTGLVRACRGGQEVVATPATALAFRPGDRVRLRQEPNTAELAVRIESWALEAELVALLGHPIDGPIDLPAAFDLTEGPAHSWSRLIRLLRDELEHESSLIFEPLIAEQLCSSVLSGLLLSVPHRYAAELVAPPTPGPPRPIRRVLDAISGEPEHAFTVGELAAIAGTSIRSLQSGFRRHIGSAPMAYLQQVRLTRAHETLRTGDPAMITVADVAHRWGFAHLGRFASAYRKRFGESPSETLRTTT; this is translated from the coding sequence ATGGTTGACGCCCTGCCGCGCGCCACACCGGCGCCGGACACCGTCTACTTCGACAGCGTCGACGGCGATCGGGCCCGACAGGTCCTGAATCGTTTCTACCCCCCGGTGTCCGCCTCCGGAGATCTCAAACTCGGGGTGGAGGTGATCCAACTCGGACCGCTGACCGTCGGCCACCTCACGTTCGCCGCCAGCGCGACCCTGGACTTCCCGGCACTGTCCGCCTACCACCTCACCCTGCCCACCACCGGGCTGGTGCGCGCCTGCCGGGGCGGGCAGGAGGTGGTCGCCACGCCGGCCACCGCGCTCGCCTTCCGGCCCGGTGACCGGGTCCGGCTGCGCCAGGAGCCGAACACCGCGGAGCTGGCTGTCCGGATCGAGAGCTGGGCGCTGGAGGCGGAGCTGGTCGCGCTCCTCGGCCATCCGATCGACGGCCCGATCGACCTGCCGGCCGCCTTCGATCTCACCGAGGGACCGGCACACAGCTGGAGCCGCCTGATCCGGCTGCTCCGCGACGAGCTCGAACACGAGAGCAGCCTGATCTTCGAGCCGCTGATCGCCGAACAGCTGTGCAGCAGTGTGCTCAGCGGGCTGCTGTTGAGCGTTCCGCACCGGTACGCCGCCGAACTCGTGGCGCCGCCCACCCCGGGACCGCCCCGACCGATCCGCCGGGTCCTGGACGCGATCAGCGGCGAGCCGGAACACGCGTTCACCGTCGGCGAACTGGCGGCCATCGCCGGGACCAGCATCCGCTCGCTGCAGTCCGGGTTCCGTCGGCACATCGGCAGCGCGCCCATGGCGTACCTGCAACAGGTCCGGCTCACCCGTGCGCACGAAACGCTCCGCACCGGCGACCCGGCCATGATCACCGTGGCCGATGTGGCGCACCGATGGGGATTCGCACACCTGGGTCGGTTCGCGTCCGCCTATCGGAAACGCTTCGGAGAGTCACCGTCGGAGACCCTGCGGACGACCACCTGA
- a CDS encoding STAS domain-containing protein, producing MYLPITTRQLADGTVEIAPSGEIDLDNAHVMRDAVNDVLTGMTPSRICLDLQRVMLIDSIGIGILVACFHTAAASGVKLVVSHPSATVYRQLWVSGLVGLLGCAEPPTPRTSVGLRPS from the coding sequence GTGTATCTGCCGATCACGACCCGCCAGCTGGCCGACGGCACCGTAGAGATCGCCCCGAGTGGCGAGATCGATCTGGACAACGCTCACGTCATGCGGGACGCGGTCAACGACGTCCTGACCGGTATGACGCCGAGCCGGATCTGCCTGGACCTGCAACGGGTCATGCTGATCGACAGCATCGGGATCGGCATTCTGGTCGCCTGCTTCCACACGGCCGCCGCGAGCGGCGTGAAGCTGGTGGTCAGCCACCCGAGTGCCACGGTCTACCGGCAGCTCTGGGTGTCCGGGCTGGTCGGCCTGCTCGGGTGTGCCGAGCCGCCCACCCCGCGCACGTCGGTGGGCCTGCGCCCGTCCTGA